One Streptococcus sp. VT 162 genomic window, ACCCATCGCGGGCAATAAGTTCGGCACACAAAATGCGGTCGAATACTTCAGCGAACGTTACCAACAACTGCTCAACATCCGTTTCTATGGCTTGTTTGATGTAAAAATAGCAGATCCAGTCCTCTTCTACGTGAGTTCTGTTAGCCGTCAAATTACTGACGGACAGCCATTTACTCTCCAAGATGTAGCTCAAGGAACGCTCCGTCAAAATATCGCACCAAAAATCGCGATTGCCATTGCCAAGTATACCAACGAAAACAAGGTTGATATCTATAGCCTCAATGCCAACCAAGACACCTTTAACGAACTCGCTAAACAAGAGGTCAACAAGGTTTGGACAGGCCTCTACGGTATTGAAGCAACTAATATCTTGCTTGAAGACCTCAGCTACGACCAAGAAAGTCTTGATATCGTTCGCAAGCTTGATAGTGAGCTCGTGGCAATGAAGTACAACACGATTGAAATCGAAGAACGCCGTGCTCGCAACGAAGCGCTTATTGCTGCAGCTGCAAACGAAGGGAATGGCAATGGGATGAACATGTTTATGGGCATGAATCTTGGCCAAACTCTGGGTGGTCAACTAAGCCAACAAGTTCAAAATCAAGCACCGGCTCAAAATACTGGACAAACTGCCAGCAAGAATTTTTACATCGAAGTCGATGGAAAATACGTCCTCGTTACCAAAGACGAAGATGGAAATATCGTACCAGTCAACTAATTAAGCTCCTTCTGACATTTGAGTAATGTTGTCTTTTATGGTACAATAAAGAGTAAATTATTTTATTAAAGAGGTAAAAACATGATTGAAGCAAGTAAATTAAAGGCTGGTATGACCTTTGAAACAGCTGACGGAAAATTGATCCGCGTTTTGGAAGCTAGCCACCACAAACCAGGTAAAGGAAACACAATCATGCGTATGAAATTACGTGATGTCCGTACTGGTTCTACATTTGACACAAGCTACCGTCCAGAGGAAAAATTTGAACAAGCCATTATCGAGACTGTCCCAGCTCAATACTTGTACAAAATGGATGACACAGCCTACTTCATGAACACAGAAACTTACGACCAATACGAAATTCCTGTAGTCAATGTTGAAAACGAATTGCTTTACATCCTTGAAAACTCTGATGTGAAGATCCAATTCTACGGAACTGAAGTGATTGGTGTTACCGTTCCTACTACTGTCGAATTGACAGTTGCAGAAACTCAACCATCTATCAAAGGTGCTACTGTTACAGGTTCTGGTAAACCAGCAACGATGGAAACTGGACTTGTCGTAAACGTTCCAGACTTCATCGAAGCAGGACAAAAACTCGTTATCAACACTGCAGAAGGAACTTACGTTTCTCGTGCCTAATCTCTAGAAAGAGGTCATTCTATGGGAATTGAAGAACAACTTGGCGAAATCGTTATCGCCCCACGTGTACTTGAAAAAATCATTGCTATTGCTACTGCAAAAGTAGAGGGTGTTCACTCTTTTTCAAACAAATCAGTATCTGATACCCTTTCAAAACTTTCACTCGGCCGTGGCGTTTATCTAAAAAACGTGGACGAAGAGCTCACAGCAGATATCTATCTCTACCTTGAGTACGGAGTAAAAGTTCCTAAGGTAGCTGTTGCTATCCAGAAAGCTGTTAAAGATGCCGTCCGCAATATGGCTGATGTAGAACTCGCTGCTATCAATATTCACGTTGCAGGTATCGTTCCAGATAAAACACCAAAACCAGAATTGAAAGATCTATTTGACGAGGACTTCCTCAATGACTAGTCCACTATTAGAATCTAGACGCCAACTCCGTAAATGCGCTTTTCAAGCTCTCATGAGCCTTGAATTCGGTACGGATGTCGAAACTGCTTGTCGTTTCGCCTATACTCATGATCGTGAAGATACGGATGTGCAACTTCCAGCCTTTTTGACAGAGCTAGTTTCTGGTGTTCAGGCTAAAAAGGAAGAACTAGACAAGCAAATCACACAGCATTTAAAAGCAGGTTGGACCATCGAGCGTTTAACACTCGTGGAGAGAAACCTCCTTCGCTTGGGAGTCTTTGAAATCACTTCATTCGACACTCCACAGTTGGTTGCTGTCAATGAAGCTATTGAGCTTGCAAAGAACTTCTCAGATCAAAAATCTGCCCGTTTTATCAACGGACTGCTCAGTCAGTTTGTAACAGAAGAACAGTAATTAGAAAAAGTGTTTGACAGCTATCAAACACTTTTTCTTTACTTCCTACTATCTAAAAAAATGATAATAGATATAATTATAAACAAAAATCCAGATGGGTTTTGCATAAATAAGGAAGTTGAAAAAACTATGGCACAGGATGGTAATTTTTAAGTTCTTTGTCCAACGGTAGACAAGGGCATAGAAGAGACCGCCTAAACTATAAATAATCAAACTGATAGGATCTCGATGAGTTAGGATCAAATGACTAAGTCCAAAGATAAGAGCAGATAGGATAACATCCAGATAGTACTTGGACTGGGGGAAAAAGGTATTCATAAAATACCCTCTATGAATCAGTTCCTCTAATATAGGTGCGAAGACTACTGTTAAACTAAAACTGAGAACAGTTGATAGAAAAGTTGGTTGCCCATTGGAGTATAGAATCGAAAGAAGGTCTTGAAAGATATACTTGTTATCAATTAGGTGATGAAACCGTAACTGAAAAGCATCCACCAATTGACGATCAAAATAAGTAGCCACTAGACCAACTATAAGGTAAAAGAATCTTGACTTCTTCGAGCCCTTTTTTTCAAAAATATAGAGCATCTCTTTCTTTTTGAGCCAGTAGATAAATAATAGCAAAAGAGCTATTACTTCAACTGTTAAAAAGATAGAATAGCCGTCTATCCCCCATCCTAAAAACTTAGTTAGATGCATAATCCCTAACTCTGGTAGATAAACCGATAGAAATACCAGTGATGTATAGACTCCCAAATGCCCTAGTTTTTTCATACTTACCCCTTTAATTTATCAATAGCCAATACCATAAGCACGTCTAGTCGCATGATTCAGTATTGTAATCCATTCTGTCGCCAAACTATATGCATATGGCGAAGCCCAATGTCTATCATCAACTAACCAAATCATACTACCACCTGAAACTTACTCTAAGTCTTCAGATGGAAGAACTGTAAATGTATCTGTACCTATCATATCAAGTAGCTCCTTAAAATAAATTTTTGTCAGCTTACATCTACAGTATACATCTTTTTTGTCTTTTTTATAGTCTATCTCTTAAACTGTCAATTTTTTATCCTAAACGGCAGCTTTACTCATCGAGAAATAAGAAATTGATAAAAGAGATTTCTCCATCTTCCCATTAAATCATAACCACCCGTCTAACGGGTGGTTTGCACCAGGGGCACCTTACGGAGCGAGACGGACTAATAGTCACATAATTAGAAAAAGTGTTTGATAGATATCAAACACTTTTTTCTTTGCCTACCACTATCTAAAAATCAAATAATAGATATAAAATAAGAGCGACGGAGCATAGGGAATAACATTATAGAAACTATGACAAACAATGGTAAAACGAAGACTGCCTGTAACTCGATAAGCGACTGCAAATAGAAGACCGAGAATACTATAAATTATGAGACTGATGGGGTCACGATGGGATAGAACCAAGTGACTGAGCCCAAAGATGAAAGAAGACAAGATCACATCCAAATAAAACTCCGACTTCGGAAAGAAGGTATTCATAAAATAACCTCTATAGATTGTCTCCTCAACAACAGGTACAATCGAAATGTTAAAGATTAAAAATATAAGACTTGATAGAGTCGTTTCTCTTCCGTTTAAGTAAAGTTCTGAAAGAAGGTCTTGGAAAATAAAACTATGGTCAATCAATCGAATATTCTGCATTCTAAATCCATTTAAAAAAGAATATATAAGAAAGCAAGCCACTAAGAAAGCGAGATAAGACCAGCGCCAACCCTTTTTCTCGAAGATAAAGAGCATCTTCTTCTTTTTCAACCACAAAACGAATAAAAAGAAAATAAGCAACACTTCTCCAACTAGGAAGATTATATAGCTGTCCATTCCTAAACCAAATGTCCTAGCTATAGTTATAGCTCCTAATGGCGTTAAATAAATGTACAGGAACATTAAAATCATACAGATTCCTAAATGTATTGTCTTTTTCATTCTTTCTCTCCTAATGGTAAACTCTCTATTAGGGGAATATAGAGGATATACTATTGATTGTTTTTCTTATTTATCTAGAGTATTCATGTTTATCCATGCTCTATTATCAAAATAGCTAGAACACATAGTTCTAGCTTTTAAAATTTCTTAGTATTTTCTAAAGCGTTGGTAACGTTCTTCGATAAGTTGGTCGAGTTGTAGTTCTTGCAACCTATCTAGTTCTACACGCAATTCATTTTTAACGCAACCTAGCAGTTCTTTACTTGACAGCCCTGCTTCTGAGATTACCTTGTCTACGATTCCCATTTCTAGGAGTTCGTGTGAAGTGATTTTCATCAACTCCGCCGCTTCCATAGCACGACTTCCATCCTTCCAAAGGATAGAGGCAAATCCTTCAGGGCTAAGTACGGCGTAGATTGAGTTTTCTAACATCCAGACACGATTAGCTACGGCTAGAGCTAGAGCCCCACCAGATCCTCCTTCACCAATAATAATCGCG contains:
- a CDS encoding peptidase gives rise to the protein MKKTIHLGICMILMFLYIYLTPLGAITIARTFGLGMDSYIIFLVGEVLLIFFLFVLWLKKKKMLFIFEKKGWRWSYLAFLVACFLIYSFLNGFRMQNIRLIDHSFIFQDLLSELYLNGRETTLSSLIFLIFNISIVPVVEETIYRGYFMNTFFPKSEFYLDVILSSFIFGLSHLVLSHRDPISLIIYSILGLLFAVAYRVTGSLRFTIVCHSFYNVIPYAPSLLFYIYYLIFR
- a CDS encoding membrane protease; amino-acid sequence: MGFIRAALSAGLNSFNDSKFKEAIVLPDNVSGDALAVKGQLLTKDPDGRSRHSNQNTGLLSDGSVVIVPQGYTAVLVNNGTFLGEVLEAGSHEWQAGDNAWLLEKGGLKGTWENFKNRFSFGGQVITQQEIIFIRMQPIAGNKFGTQNAVEYFSERYQQLLNIRFYGLFDVKIADPVLFYVSSVSRQITDGQPFTLQDVAQGTLRQNIAPKIAIAIAKYTNENKVDIYSLNANQDTFNELAKQEVNKVWTGLYGIEATNILLEDLSYDQESLDIVRKLDSELVAMKYNTIEIEERRARNEALIAAAANEGNGNGMNMFMGMNLGQTLGGQLSQQVQNQAPAQNTGQTASKNFYIEVDGKYVLVTKDEDGNIVPVN
- a CDS encoding peptidase, translated to MKKLGHLGVYTSLVFLSVYLPELGIMHLTKFLGWGIDGYSIFLTVEVIALLLLFIYWLKKKEMLYIFEKKGSKKSRFFYLIVGLVATYFDRQLVDAFQLRFHHLIDNKYIFQDLLSILYSNGQPTFLSTVLSFSLTVVFAPILEELIHRGYFMNTFFPQSKYYLDVILSALIFGLSHLILTHRDPISLIIYSLGGLFYALVYRWTKNLKITILCHSFFNFLIYAKPIWIFVYNYIYYHFFR
- a CDS encoding elongation factor P (Involved in peptide bond synthesis; alters the affinity of the ribosome for aminoacyl-tRNA), giving the protein MIEASKLKAGMTFETADGKLIRVLEASHHKPGKGNTIMRMKLRDVRTGSTFDTSYRPEEKFEQAIIETVPAQYLYKMDDTAYFMNTETYDQYEIPVVNVENELLYILENSDVKIQFYGTEVIGVTVPTTVELTVAETQPSIKGATVTGSGKPATMETGLVVNVPDFIEAGQKLVINTAEGTYVSRA
- a CDS encoding antitermination protein NusB, which gives rise to MTSPLLESRRQLRKCAFQALMSLEFGTDVETACRFAYTHDREDTDVQLPAFLTELVSGVQAKKEELDKQITQHLKAGWTIERLTLVERNLLRLGVFEITSFDTPQLVAVNEAIELAKNFSDQKSARFINGLLSQFVTEEQ